One window of Gloeothece citriformis PCC 7424 genomic DNA carries:
- a CDS encoding DNA-directed RNA polymerase subunit omega, which yields MQKRPAFDSSHIMYRAEELMSHASNRYRITVQVANRAKRRRYEEFDNIDDPMMKPTIRAIIEMSDEISQDDIISD from the coding sequence ATGCAAAAACGACCTGCCTTCGATTCTTCTCATATTATGTACCGGGCTGAGGAGCTAATGAGTCATGCTTCTAACCGCTATCGTATTACCGTACAAGTCGCTAATCGTGCCAAACGTCGTCGCTATGAAGAATTTGACAACATTGATGACCCCATGATGAAACCGACCATTCGGGCTATCATCGAAATGTCAGACGAAATCTCCCAAGATGATATCATTAGTGACTAA
- a CDS encoding bifunctional sterol desaturase/short chain dehydrogenase: MAILIITALILSSIIWVEIVRDTYHALSHYWPPLYRLHVWHHRVFRPDLTVASEGIYRKAHWYNDLPEALVMLLCSFLPVMVSYIEKIPHFEVAWAGSLYTMVFLVSAVARGAGVPYMDELTDKTHRPGDFTSLPARWFVNRPYHWRHHFDNQKAYYSGTFTLVDKLMGTALSLKGKTVAVTGASGSLGKALLKYLHLSGAKVIALTSSQQVINIEVNGEMLPLKTLTWQIGEEFNLSETLKGVDILILNHGINVHGERTKEAINLSYEVNAFSSWRLMELFFTTVCTNQDKVLKEVWINTSEAEVSPAISPLYELSKRTLGDLITLRRLDAPCVVRKLILGPFKSNLNPIGIMSADWVAKQIVNLAQRDIRNIIVTINPITFIAFPIKEFFVSTYYKLFTRRQ, encoded by the coding sequence ATGGCAATTTTAATCATCACCGCGCTGATATTAAGTTCTATTATTTGGGTTGAGATTGTTCGGGATACTTATCATGCTCTTTCTCACTATTGGCCGCCGTTATATCGTCTCCATGTTTGGCATCATCGGGTATTCCGTCCTGATTTAACGGTTGCTAGTGAAGGGATTTATCGCAAAGCTCACTGGTATAATGATCTGCCGGAAGCTTTGGTTATGCTCTTGTGTAGTTTCTTGCCGGTAATGGTAAGCTATATCGAGAAAATCCCCCATTTTGAGGTGGCTTGGGCGGGTTCTCTCTATACGATGGTGTTTTTGGTCAGTGCTGTTGCTAGGGGGGCAGGAGTCCCTTATATGGATGAATTAACCGATAAAACCCATCGTCCTGGGGATTTTACCAGTTTACCGGCCCGTTGGTTTGTCAATCGTCCTTATCATTGGCGACATCATTTTGATAATCAGAAGGCTTATTATAGCGGTACATTTACGTTAGTTGATAAGTTGATGGGAACAGCTTTATCTTTAAAAGGAAAAACGGTTGCAGTCACTGGTGCATCAGGAAGTTTAGGCAAAGCTTTACTGAAATATCTTCATTTGTCCGGAGCAAAAGTGATTGCTTTAACTTCTAGTCAACAGGTCATTAATATAGAAGTCAATGGGGAAATGTTGCCCCTAAAAACTCTGACTTGGCAAATAGGAGAGGAATTTAATTTAAGCGAAACTTTAAAAGGAGTTGATATTCTTATTCTCAATCATGGAATTAATGTACATGGGGAAAGAACTAAAGAAGCTATTAATTTATCCTATGAGGTTAATGCTTTTTCCAGTTGGCGATTAATGGAATTATTTTTTACTACGGTTTGCACTAATCAAGATAAGGTACTTAAAGAAGTATGGATTAATACTTCAGAAGCGGAAGTCAGTCCGGCTATTAGTCCTTTATATGAATTGAGCAAACGAACTTTAGGAGATTTAATTACGTTACGTCGTTTAGATGCTCCTTGTGTGGTGCGGAAATTAATTTTAGGCCCGTTTAAAAGTAATCTTAATCCTATTGGAATTATGTCTGCTGATTGGGTAGCTAAACAGATTGTTAATTTAGCTCAACGAGATATACGCAATATAATTGTTACAATTAATCCGATAACTTTTATTGCTTTTCCGATTAAAGAGTTTTTTGTGTCTACCTATTATAAATTGTTTACTCGTCGTCAGTAA
- the moeB gene encoding molybdopterin-synthase adenylyltransferase MoeB, giving the protein MLNPNLDDIQLSRDEYQRYARHIILPEVGLEGQKRLKAASVLCIGTGGLGSPLLSYLAAAGIGRIGIVDFDVVDHSNLQRQIIHGTSWVGKPKVESAKNRIAEINPFTQVDVYETRLSSENALDLFEPYDVIIDGTDNFPTRYLTNDACVLLDKPNVYGSIFRFEGQATVFNYQGGPNYRDLYPEPPPPGMVPSCAEGGVLGVLPGIIGTIQATEAIKIILGAPTLSGRLLLFNAWEMKFRELKLRPNPIRPIIEKLVDYEQFCGIPQAKAQEAQMEIPEMTVQELKQLLDSGKDGYVLIDVRNPNEYQIAKIPGSVLIPLPDIEEGSGVEKVKQLVNGHHLIAHCKMGGRSAKALGILKQAGIEGTNVKGGITAWSREIDKSVPEY; this is encoded by the coding sequence ATGCTAAATCCCAACTTGGATGACATCCAACTCTCTAGAGATGAATATCAACGGTATGCACGTCATATAATCTTGCCGGAAGTGGGGTTAGAAGGGCAAAAACGCCTAAAAGCAGCAAGTGTTCTCTGTATTGGCACTGGTGGGTTAGGTTCTCCCTTATTATCCTATTTAGCAGCCGCCGGCATTGGACGGATAGGAATTGTCGACTTTGATGTAGTGGATCATTCTAACCTACAACGTCAAATTATTCACGGCACTTCCTGGGTGGGCAAACCTAAAGTAGAATCTGCCAAAAACCGCATTGCAGAGATAAACCCCTTCACTCAAGTCGATGTGTATGAAACTCGTCTAAGTTCAGAGAATGCCTTAGACCTCTTTGAACCCTATGATGTGATTATCGATGGGACGGATAACTTCCCGACTCGCTACTTGACTAATGACGCTTGTGTATTACTGGATAAACCGAACGTCTACGGTTCTATTTTCCGCTTTGAAGGCCAGGCGACGGTATTTAATTATCAAGGCGGGCCGAATTATCGGGACTTATATCCAGAACCCCCACCGCCGGGAATGGTCCCCTCTTGTGCTGAGGGAGGAGTATTAGGGGTATTACCCGGTATTATTGGCACAATTCAAGCCACAGAAGCCATTAAAATTATTTTAGGAGCGCCCACACTAAGCGGACGACTCTTATTGTTTAACGCTTGGGAAATGAAGTTTAGAGAGTTAAAACTTCGTCCTAATCCGATTCGTCCTATCATTGAAAAATTGGTAGACTACGAACAATTCTGCGGTATTCCCCAAGCTAAAGCACAGGAGGCGCAAATGGAAATCCCAGAAATGACTGTTCAGGAATTAAAACAACTTCTCGATAGTGGTAAAGATGGGTATGTTCTGATTGATGTCCGTAACCCCAATGAATACCAAATTGCTAAAATTCCGGGTTCTGTGTTAATTCCTTTACCAGACATTGAAGAGGGTTCAGGAGTTGAGAAAGTTAAACAACTGGTTAATGGTCATCATTTAATTGCTCATTGTAAGATGGGGGGACGTTCTGCTAAAGCGTTAGGTATCCTTAAACAAGCCGGCATTGAAGGAACTAATGTAAAAGGCGGAATTACAGCCTGGAGTCGAGAAATAGACAAGAGTGTTCCTGAATATTAG
- a CDS encoding MFS transporter — protein MNSFTTQRSKVDSPEGLDLKTKLAYGVGELSNALPSNISIFFFLFFLTNVAGLNAGLVANIVLVSKLWDAINDPLIGWFSDRIRSPFGRRYPLMVLGAIPLGFFFALIWFVPSVPNQNLLFFYYLIVGFFYDISFTSVVLPLNTLASELTQKYHERTTLVSFKSAFAIGGSIFSLILAQLIFSFIDDKKQQFLTLGVTAGIIAIAVIYLCVAGTYHRYQLIQKTRPALSASPPDLPFWQQLKIVFSNRPFLFVMGIYLCSWLSLQTVGVILSYFVINWMGLPETHFTQMALAVQGTALGMMFVWSFLSRKIGKKEIFCLAIPVTVIAITGLFFLQPGQIVLMYLIGVMAGLGLSAAYIVPWSMLPDVVDLDELNTGYRREGVFYGFMVQLQKLGIALGLFLVGKILEASGYISTTSEQSNIVQPESALWAIRLIIAPIPALLLIIALVLAFFYPITKSVHDKILLQLFEKRKTLT, from the coding sequence ATGAACAGTTTTACAACTCAACGCTCTAAAGTAGACTCCCCAGAGGGTTTAGACTTAAAAACTAAACTCGCCTATGGTGTAGGGGAGTTAAGTAATGCCTTACCGAGTAATATCTCTATCTTCTTTTTCCTATTTTTTCTCACTAATGTGGCCGGCTTAAATGCGGGTTTAGTAGCTAATATTGTTCTTGTGAGTAAGCTTTGGGATGCTATTAACGATCCTTTAATTGGATGGTTTAGTGATCGCATTCGTTCCCCGTTTGGTCGGCGTTATCCTTTAATGGTATTAGGGGCAATTCCTTTAGGATTTTTCTTTGCTTTAATTTGGTTTGTGCCTTCAGTTCCGAATCAAAATTTACTTTTTTTCTATTATCTTATTGTCGGTTTTTTTTACGATATTTCTTTTACTTCTGTCGTTTTACCTCTTAATACTTTAGCCTCGGAATTAACTCAAAAATACCATGAACGCACAACCCTAGTCAGTTTTAAATCAGCCTTTGCTATTGGAGGCAGTATTTTTTCTTTAATTTTAGCTCAACTTATTTTTAGTTTTATTGATGATAAAAAACAGCAATTTTTAACGTTAGGAGTAACAGCCGGAATTATTGCGATCGCGGTTATTTATTTATGTGTGGCGGGAACTTACCACCGTTATCAATTAATCCAAAAGACTCGACCGGCTTTAAGTGCTTCTCCTCCTGATTTACCCTTTTGGCAACAGTTAAAAATTGTTTTTAGTAATCGTCCTTTCTTATTTGTGATGGGAATTTATCTCTGTTCCTGGTTAAGTTTACAGACAGTTGGAGTTATTTTATCTTATTTTGTGATTAATTGGATGGGATTACCAGAAACTCATTTTACTCAAATGGCTTTAGCTGTGCAAGGAACGGCTTTAGGTATGATGTTTGTTTGGAGTTTTTTAAGTCGTAAAATCGGCAAAAAAGAAATATTTTGTTTAGCGATTCCTGTTACTGTTATTGCCATAACTGGGTTATTTTTTCTTCAACCGGGACAGATTGTTTTAATGTATCTGATTGGGGTGATGGCCGGGTTAGGATTATCGGCAGCTTATATCGTTCCTTGGTCTATGTTACCTGATGTGGTAGATCTTGATGAATTAAATACTGGGTATCGTCGAGAGGGGGTTTTTTATGGGTTTATGGTGCAATTGCAAAAACTGGGGATAGCGTTAGGACTCTTTTTAGTCGGGAAAATATTAGAAGCATCGGGTTATATTTCTACCACATCTGAACAGTCTAATATTGTACAACCTGAGTCAGCTTTATGGGCGATTCGATTAATTATTGCTCCCATACCGGCTTTACTTTTAATTATTGCTTTAGTCTTGGCTTTTTTCTATCCGATTACTAAATCGGTTCATGATAAGATTTTACTCCAACTCTTTGAAAAACGAAAAACCCTAACTTAA
- a CDS encoding cation-translocating P-type ATPase encodes MSFPTTSSLASATFPNTAQPWHTQPSSQALELLQSDPEQGLPESQITQRQQYYGANELKETGGRSPLQILWEQFTNIMLVMLIAVAVVSAVLDLKNGTFPKDAIAIFLIVILNGILGYLQESRAEKALAALKNLSSPKVRVIRNGKTEEISAKDLVPGDIMLLEAGVSIAADGRLLEAQNLQVKESALTGEAEGVNKQAEVILNEDAPLGDRINLVFQGTEVIQGRAKVLVCKTGMDTEIGHIAAMLQSVESEPTPLQQRMSQLGNVLVSSSLILVAIVVIGGVLRTGWGLFEQLLEVSLSMAVAVVPEGLPAVVTVTLAIGTQRMVRRNALIRKLPAVETLGSVTTICSDKTGTLTQNKMVVQQVQTGCQSFQVTGEGYAPIGEFIPDEERYKTEYQDVQLLLRACVLCNDALLQEKQGSWEIIGDPTEGALLSLAGKAGIYQEALTPSLPRVGEIPFSSERKRMSVVVEGVMLPEQEPPYTMFTKGSPELILERCTHVINGDRPQPLTSEERENILFQNDQMAMQGLRVLGFACRAIEEIPSLESEEIAEQQLIWLGLVGMLDAPRKEVKGAVLRCREAGIRAIMITGDHQLTAQAIAYDLGIAQPGDQILTGRELERFNQSELEEKVEQVSVYARVSPEHKLRIVRALQNRGKFVAMTGDGVNDAPALKQADIGIAMGITGTDVSKEASDMILLDDNFATIVAATEEGRVVYSNIRRFIKYILGSNIGEVLVIAASPLLGLGGVPLSPLQILWMNLVTDGLPALALAMEPAEPNVMKRPPFSPRESIFARGLGLYMVRIGIIFAILTIGLMVWAYNHAQASGDPQRWKTMVFTTLCLAQMGHALAVRSDNRLTIQLNPMSNPYVLGAITLTTLLQLLLIYFAPLRNFFGTHWLSFTELAICFGFSALMFVWIEIEKIIVNAFFVSQKTSSKL; translated from the coding sequence ATGTCATTTCCTACCACATCTTCTTTAGCTTCTGCCACCTTTCCCAACACTGCCCAACCTTGGCATACTCAACCCTCAAGCCAAGCCTTAGAATTGCTCCAAAGTGACCCCGAACAAGGATTACCAGAATCCCAAATTACTCAGCGACAGCAGTATTATGGCGCGAATGAACTCAAAGAAACCGGCGGTCGTAGTCCCTTACAAATTTTGTGGGAACAATTTACTAATATTATGTTAGTAATGCTGATTGCTGTTGCCGTTGTTTCAGCCGTTTTAGACTTAAAAAATGGCACATTCCCCAAAGATGCGATCGCCATATTTTTAATCGTAATTTTAAATGGAATTTTAGGCTATTTACAAGAAAGTCGCGCCGAAAAAGCCCTAGCCGCCCTAAAAAATCTCTCTTCTCCTAAAGTCCGAGTCATTCGCAACGGCAAAACCGAAGAAATTTCCGCTAAAGACTTAGTTCCAGGGGATATTATGCTCCTTGAAGCCGGAGTTAGTATAGCCGCCGATGGTCGTCTTCTAGAAGCCCAAAATTTACAAGTCAAAGAATCTGCCTTAACCGGGGAAGCAGAAGGCGTTAATAAACAAGCAGAGGTGATTTTAAATGAAGATGCCCCTTTAGGCGATCGCATTAATCTTGTCTTTCAAGGGACAGAAGTGATCCAAGGACGGGCAAAAGTTTTAGTCTGTAAAACGGGGATGGACACAGAAATTGGGCATATTGCCGCCATGCTTCAGTCGGTTGAAAGTGAACCGACTCCCCTACAACAACGGATGTCTCAACTGGGCAATGTGTTAGTCAGTAGCTCCTTAATTTTAGTGGCGATCGTCGTCATTGGGGGAGTTTTGCGGACAGGATGGGGGTTATTTGAACAACTGTTAGAAGTGTCCCTAAGTATGGCGGTAGCGGTTGTTCCCGAAGGGTTGCCGGCAGTTGTCACCGTAACCCTAGCCATCGGTACTCAGCGAATGGTACGCCGGAATGCCCTCATTCGTAAATTGCCGGCGGTAGAAACCCTCGGATCAGTAACAACGATTTGTTCTGACAAAACCGGGACTTTAACTCAGAATAAAATGGTGGTGCAACAAGTCCAAACCGGATGTCAAAGTTTTCAAGTGACTGGGGAAGGTTACGCCCCCATAGGAGAATTTATTCCAGACGAAGAAAGATATAAGACGGAGTATCAAGACGTTCAACTGCTTTTAAGGGCTTGTGTCTTATGTAATGATGCTCTTTTGCAAGAAAAACAAGGCTCATGGGAAATTATCGGAGATCCCACCGAAGGCGCTTTACTGAGTTTAGCCGGAAAAGCCGGGATTTATCAAGAAGCCCTGACTCCATCCCTCCCCAGAGTCGGGGAAATTCCCTTTTCTTCTGAGAGAAAACGGATGTCAGTTGTCGTTGAAGGGGTAATGTTACCAGAACAAGAGCCACCCTACACCATGTTTACTAAAGGCTCTCCAGAATTAATTTTAGAACGATGTACCCACGTTATTAACGGCGATCGTCCTCAACCCTTAACCTCCGAGGAACGGGAAAACATATTATTTCAAAATGATCAAATGGCCATGCAAGGACTGCGGGTATTAGGATTTGCCTGTAGAGCGATAGAAGAAATCCCTAGCCTTGAAAGCGAAGAAATCGCCGAACAACAGTTAATTTGGCTGGGATTAGTGGGAATGTTAGACGCGCCCCGAAAAGAGGTTAAAGGGGCGGTTTTACGTTGCCGAGAAGCCGGTATTCGTGCGATTATGATCACCGGAGATCATCAACTCACCGCACAAGCGATCGCTTATGATTTAGGAATAGCCCAACCGGGAGATCAAATTCTCACAGGGAGAGAATTAGAAAGATTCAATCAATCAGAATTAGAAGAAAAAGTAGAACAAGTGAGTGTCTATGCCAGAGTATCACCGGAGCATAAACTGAGAATTGTTCGAGCCTTACAAAATCGGGGTAAATTTGTGGCGATGACTGGGGATGGAGTCAATGATGCTCCTGCCCTCAAACAAGCGGATATTGGGATAGCGATGGGAATTACAGGGACAGATGTCAGTAAAGAAGCCAGTGATATGATTTTGTTAGATGATAACTTTGCCACTATTGTGGCCGCCACAGAAGAGGGAAGAGTTGTCTATAGTAATATTCGTCGTTTTATTAAATATATTCTCGGCAGTAATATTGGAGAAGTATTAGTCATTGCCGCGTCTCCCCTGTTAGGGTTAGGGGGCGTTCCTTTGTCTCCCTTACAAATTTTGTGGATGAATTTAGTGACGGATGGGTTACCGGCTTTAGCGTTAGCAATGGAACCGGCTGAACCGAATGTTATGAAACGTCCTCCCTTCAGCCCCAGAGAGAGTATTTTTGCTAGGGGATTAGGGTTATATATGGTTCGTATCGGTATTATTTTTGCGATTTTAACTATTGGGTTAATGGTATGGGCGTATAATCATGCTCAGGCTTCCGGAGACCCTCAACGTTGGAAAACGATGGTTTTTACTACTCTTTGTTTAGCACAAATGGGTCATGCTTTAGCGGTACGCTCTGATAACCGACTGACTATACAATTAAATCCGATGTCGAATCCTTATGTTTTAGGAGCGATTACCCTGACTACTTTACTTCAATTGTTACTCATTTATTTTGCTCCCTTGAGAAACTTTTTTGGAACTCACTGGCTCAGTTTTACAGAATTGGCGATTTGTTTCGGGTTTAGTGCTTTAATGTTTGTTTGGATTGAAATAGAAAAGATCATTGTTAATGCTTTTTTCGTTTCCCAGAAAACCTCAAGTAAGCTCTAA